Genomic DNA from Hordeum vulgare subsp. vulgare chromosome 2H, MorexV3_pseudomolecules_assembly, whole genome shotgun sequence:
attcgtctgaggcgccacgtaggatggcctcggagtatatcttggcggcagagaactgttcggaacccacagcctgcgttttggaaacgcggaaccagaagacgagccaaagtcacgggagtgcttccttgtggcttcgaagtcagtatgaccagtctcggcacttatCCCTTTGTTgaccagagcttgaaagcttgcacactcatggaggcgcagatcatgaCGGAGATCGGGGCTCAGacacttacggaatcttgcttgcttcttggcgtcagtagacacctcctctgttgcatagcgggcgaggttaccgaactcgcggctataggcatccacaaacaacttgccctgagtgaaggcacagaactcctctctctttctgtccatcaggccctctggaatatggtgcacacgaaaggctgcactgaagtctgcccatgtggctactggttcagcgggacgcatagcttcaaaattctcccaccacagattggcgggtccctccaggaaatatgccgcaaaggttaccttgtcggcctcaggcacattcgcagagcgaatcttgcgtgagatgctgcacagccagtcatcagcgtcgaggggatcgacggaatgatgaaactttggaggattcagcttcacaaagtcattgagggacactgcggcattcctaggctgacgagccgtattctgctcaatacgctctaacaatcgattggtctcccttttatttctctttgcctcaagcatcacttccaccagagaaggcgggtgaggcaggtcttcctgtgacgcttgactaccctcgccttgctcatgagcaggggcacggttcaaactggtgaacaccatcctgacaaacaaactcattgcttagaccaatatcatatcaatactagctatggattaagaatgtactgaacacacggaatgcggaaatgaatatccgaacagcatggtaacaagcaactgctatatatacaccatggttcatacacacccttacatagttcagtacaaccttaaccgaagagcaaactactgaaattatgaaactactcatcagaggcttacaagtttcctatacattatttatctaggcctctggaattcatttcacattacaggcatacttcacaattcacgcaggactgtgaacgtacggctactaccatactatccttccactcacagctcaggcatccgcatagaacatctcatagacattacctccatgacctggaagctcaacctgcggatcaggaaacactctagcctgagatccctgggatccataaggacacggatgtggccttggtcccctgactggtggtaagaggggtccccgcagAGGTGTGActtctcctatagctggccagtcaacgtgagccggaagatgggtcctaacagggttcagcatctccatctctccataccctgtctggactaccggtgccagctgcgtcaaagccgtccacagacgggcacgggtagcataaagctccatgtggagagcacgagcatccctgtctctgttctctagcatctcaacagtggactgcagtagtggatcctccatagaagaatcaaaatagactccactgaggtatccctcttcaccaggctgagaggccggaacatagcagaactctgaattctgcagcagtgcatgtctcgctctcataatggtcagcattgaataggcagcatcttgtactgccatgtcaacggtgaccccaacccagaggaccaatggattggcttctcagctccagggtagtctggaaataccctaacagtgcagatgtactggctctggttgaagtctcggtactgttcctccactgtatacacggggtaccagcggtaaccgcacaccgacatcaccctgaccagcatggccctatgacccggtacatcaatgcacctggtcggacgtaccacctgacgagaaggacggccaggcatctgtaattagagagtaatgcaaaagcattagagctccgaatgagaaattgggcagcataacggctgtagatgctcaaaaacaaattttgagacaacccaaaaatggaatagcgtaaccactcaactatcaagttcaactctctgatcatcgaacttacttcctttttcctaggaatgacagaaacccaatatctcgtgACCCGtaatcctataatctaccgatcaaaaacacgagcctagaagaagatgagtaacctagtccttaattcccgcagaaaagacgaggatgaccagaatagaataacttgagaagagaacaacagtcttacgttcccttccacaaacaattcccttatatataactaaagcaattatagactcaacttcgaccagttttgcttagtaatcctacagtcagtcaggctctgataccaacgctgtcgggaccccgatcctaagccaaggaatccagcctgtaacacatcgcatccctttgcggtctcacgcacggttaactccacggctgtagccttaccttagccgggaccgtttgcgtcttttgactcgcgtatgcaatagtgtcgctagcattccaatgtcaaagaacccggatcgacatgtctagtcctaaaccaaagtggcagtaccgcacaaggacaggcatacatgacccaacaaagcacgtgtcggtcaccagcgagtgtagacgagtcgtagcaagctacaaggactccattacatcgcgtgacatttccccaaagaggacagacacagcagctaagaaggacacatgccggtcaaccaatgtgtccggagcagtagcgaactaccaaggctcgttggatcacaaaggggcatttccttgtaagggatGCTACTAAatctcacgactaggtaatcgaaccccatacatatcaagtacgacacacgtacgcgtggcataccgatatgtatagatacatcgatggcattacaacataaccataaacatacaacctttatttaagaggctcggaagagccacacacgtaatattacacattaagggtctcacgacccataatagcagtcattcagttacaagccagcggaagagtttaaactgtctgagtacagacagggcaactagaaggcacatggcctgactatactacagatccaacgtagggccagatcgtagctgggacaccagctactcgtcgtcgttgatgtctacgaagaaccctccattagggtcattagcaacctctgcaacatttattaagcaaacatgagtacgaaggtactcagcaagaatataggataactaactactcatgcaaggtatcaaaagggtattgtggggtttcatgcggaaagccagcatttgactcgtggctagacagcttgcatttttaaataattttgacaacttgatttctcgcacacgagtccactaacaccacaacaatacactatcatggaatcattccgtctccatacggaaatgccgtccacaacattcacgcttatcttggcaattttatgagtagccatttaagttatctatgaacaacatatgtctccaagtagtccatatccgcggacgcggctattcgaatagatcataaccctgcaggggtgtacttcgtcacacacgctctcgccacttatcgccatgtgcacgtcatgcacctcggcaaccttcaagcggaagcccagcgagggagtcggccacgaccgttaaccacactagtacctagtccaggtttatcgcctatctgagagtaacccgtacggaagtcgagccgaggtttccgctacgacctcaaacgatgtgtgcagggttcctaagcccaccatccgggtgccacttggtacaccgttccactgcctaccgcatcacggcccacctctcaggtcagcaccatgcacggcctccagcattactataaacaccagaaactacttgcaactcctggaccgagcactaagcgattaataggccgagcggggtcatatttcagggcccagcatgtggtagtatctagtcttggattacatacacggaactcagttcctaaggacggttccaatgaaacaacccgccatgtactcctacacagcctttcaccggtacctttaccaaatcaagttcaacacacaacctttgcttaccgaacacattctcacaattctgttcatctcccagatgacagaccatacacaactctaagcgtagcatgcatagcaggataaggcacatcatagctcaagcaactaccaggtatgctaggttgcaaggttcggctatttactgtgacaaggttaggtcatgcaaaggaagtgggttcaactaacgttgcaaaagcagttgaagcatttgatcctaatgcgataataagtgcaggagcaagaacatgggaattatcgggatgatcaaaagggttgcttgccttgttgctcagaggagggacaatatccgtcagacggatattcggtggaatccgggggtgcggagcctaccgagatgaatggcaacaatcaataacaatcatatgcaagcaagatgatgcatgagcatggcatgagaatgcaaggtgataaactattataatcaacatgtattaggtttgaaattgatttgactcacattcaaatatcaattcaaacgaggtattctcggataccgatttaattgattcgacctgatgctcagatcaatttgatgttaacatgcatgagatgtcatgttagggtactgatttgtaattaggacagtgtgtgatcatgtcattcataatgaaatttgaatatttttcaaattccatttataaagtatttataagaattggcttattcattaatctacatgtttgggttctgtaactttttcaaacatgattgaaaatagcatattcagattccttgaatttttctgatactttttcatatataaattattttcattggagttacagattaatttctatgaatttttgaagttttaaacatttttggaattatttttatactggaaaatacttttattgcatcagcatgacatcagcaggtccaactggccattgaaagtcaaacctgaccagtgggacccactggtcagtcactcaggtcaattttagattaggattaatcttattttgttaattaaacccactggacccacatgtcagtgtcttattatttttactgacttatttttattatttctaatcttgccagaggctgaccccaccagtcagtggctcaggccagccgaggtccactggcggcgaggtcgtcctcgctggcggggagcctccggcgagcaccagaacgtcgggaggGCTCagaatggcgcacagagggccaaacgcacggctgagaccatgggaggaacgaccactcgatggcgcgcacgatggaacaagccccaggggctggggtggtcgGGAtcaacgccgacgacgagcttggcggcgaccaagttcggccatcgtcgaagccatcggatacggggtcaaaacgctcggggctgggcacctaacgcatctacacgacgtcctgaggctgttggtagcctcagacggaccagcacttcaccgaagggctgccggcgacgagctgcagcggcggtcctcgtcgggctccgatgaaactagggctagaggaggggatcgacgggagatcttaggggaaaagaccgcatgctcacggggagtgcagtggtggcgctagtctgctcggggacggcctggagagggagaacgtcggcggcgatcttcggtgacccgaggaagaagaagacggttGCGCGTTgactcactgcatctgggcgtcgggctcgtggctaggaagcttcagggggttgcggcggagctaacgcgcggctcagaaggaagggaggtcggctagaacgacgacgagctcgagctctgctcgggctccaatggcggcagaacggGGAGGAGAGAcccgagaggagagggagaactggtgctgggaatggataggggtggcctcggggagcttatccccggccttgccagcgcgaggcggcggccaggcaggcgcacaggtgcgtggccgcgccggagaacgcggtggccacctcctgctgcacactggcggggaggaagacgacaggggcttagatgggccgggccaggtgagcgacacgtaacctcttttcctttttctttctgtttttgtttctgttttgctatttcactgattttctaattatttcaactcccaaataagttgtaaaagctatgttaagcaccctagaatatttgttggaatatttccaactatttccaaagttttcaacatttttgaaaatttaaagtttctgatttcaaattttaaaacttgaaaccagtagcttttgcatttatttaaaatgcttaaagtgtcaagaaaatagttttctccaatgctcatttactttcatgatttatcagaaagtttgaatatttcttgaggccattttggattcattgattttaactagtttgagattttctttatttaaagtagtggctagggttttgagtttttcctttgccactttcttgttcttgttgacaaattcttagatgcaatgcaaagaagacatgagcacaagactaacttgcttaaggggtcagggatgggaCATGCAGTCTACGTATGCCAGTACACGAAGACTGCAGCCTCGACCTCCCTCTCAAGCTCGATGCAACTGCTTGGGCATGCTGCATTGGAACTACCAGGCTGAAGCTCCGGATTACCAAGTCGAGAAGGCTCTAACAGGAGACCATACCCACATAGTCTGAGATAGAAGCCCGAACAGACTAGCTACGGCTTCAtggctggagttgatcaaccgtgAGTGTCTCCACGCCAGCTATTACAACATCTCAAGTTATGGCCTAAGCCTAACACCTTACATTGTCCAAGACACTGATGTCACTGTCAACACTGATGGGGCTCACTGTCAAATCGCAGAGGCATGAAATCACATGATACACTTGTTTCAGGGATGGTGTTCATGTGGCGTTCATGAACCTGATTACCATGATAGTGATTTTCTTTGTGTTTCCCCTTTTCAGTTCTCTTCTCTCCGGCTACAAAAGGTTGGATCAAATTAGCAGATCTATgcaaaataggatttgatgaatgCAGAACATTGGTATGCATCCGACCATGTCACTGCGTTATTACCCGATAGCACTCAAAGTGTCGAGGAAGCTCCTAAAAGTTAGAAGGGGAGAGTGAGtaatggcttgatactcctacaggGCATGCTACATCCTTTGTAGCCAAATAAAGCCATAAATTATATGTATAATGTACCTATTCAGATGTAAACTGCAATTGCGTCAAGTAGGTTCAACTAGCTTAATAATTACGTGCTTAACCAGAATATTTAATTTgatctttctttttctgaaagtATCCACTACCCTCGGGTGCACTacacacaaatttcaaagaacCTGAAAAAcgagttcaaatcaactccaaaaaaatctgaaaatttgaGACATCACACCTTATCAAGTGTTCCACATTCTTGCAAAATTTCAGCTAAAATTAACATCCATGGAGCTCTcactaaaaaaacaaaatcaatgcTCAAACAGTGCACAAAACTTTGAACATCGTTTTTTCTTTCAGTAAGAGCTCCTGGGATGCTAATTTTGGCTGAAATTTTGCAAGAAGCtcgaacacttgataaggtttgttgtctcatttttttatttagtttgatcacgtttttttacttttttgcaaACTGTGGTGTAGTACAACCAAGAGCAGAACATCTTTCTTTTTGTTTGCAAGCTTTGCATAGTCTAAATTTTCCCATTCGTATATTTCTTTGTGCAAAGATGAATGAAATTCCTAAAGTGAGTCAAGGAGATCGTAAAGAACTACAGGTCTCCAACAGGGCCTACTTATGTTCCACTATCAGAAACCTATCGAATATGTTGCTAAATTTCATATTTATGGTAACAAAACCTTTGTGCACACGACTATGTTCAACAAATGTAGAGGAGAAAAACACTGCCGTTTGTCACACTTTTTCATTCACGGCTTTGTTTTTCATGGGtttcccgtggcaacgcacgggcattaaaCTAGTACCTGGGTGTTGGGGAGAGCTATAACAGGTTCCAGATTGTTGTAAATATGTGGCTCGTACCTGAAAGGGAAGTGTCAATTCCATCTATGAAGGAAGAAACCCCGAGGACAGGTATCACCCTGGCAATATAAGTCACGACTTCCTCCTCAATGCTGTACATGTAACCCCAAGACTTGCGTAGCAAAATCATTGTGATGGAGATCACTGAGCCTGCAAACAGGGCCATGCATATGACAACTATGGTTGCCAGCCTCGCTACCTGAGGCCTACCGGCACCAAGTTCATTGGAAACGCGTGTGCTGCATTGCAAATGCAGGAAAAACTGAGACAACAATCAGCATATATACATCATTTAACATTATGTTTGTGAGTTTTACGGCACCTTATGGCTGCACAGAGACCGGACGGCACGGTGAACATGAGAGTGCCGGTGTTAAGACTGCAGAATTCAGCAACGCACAACTTAGAATAGaacaaaagggaaaaaataaaaattggTGAACTGTGTATTGCAAAAGTTTGTCTTGATTTGATTACCATATCGACAATACAGAGGTTTCAAGCTTAGGATTGGGCAAAAGGCCAGACAGTAGCACAAGCAGTTCAAACGACCACCATTCCAAGCTGCAAATTTGAAAAACAAGAAATTTGTCATTTCAGAAATCAAACCATCATTGCTGAGGGGACTTGCTCACGATTTCTCCTCACCAAACCATCATTGCTGAGGGGACGGCGAGCTCCGCGAACTGGCGCAACTCCTTGAAGGCGAAGGCCTCCATGGAGAACCCAGTCCACGTCCTCCTGCAGGCACCGGACAGCCTCGTGTATAGGCACAGTATGGCCAGGTTCGTGGAGTAGGAGACGGCGCTGGCCAGCGCTGCGCCTTTGCTCCCTAGGCCCACCTTGTGCACCAGCACCCAGCACACCCAGTACCAGGTTTGAGAGCTATACCAGGGATCCGCCGAGTAGCGCCACAGGGGACCTGGAGGGGGATGCGGCAGGACCAAGGGTGCGGAAAAGGAGGGACGTCGCAGAGGTGAAGGCGCGGAGGGGGTTACCCGCGGCGTCGACGGAGGACATGCGCCGGCGGCGGCCGGGCCCCGTCTGGATCTCGCCGCCATGAGGGAGCTCTGCACCTAACCCTAGGTCGCCAGCCCCCCCTTGGGCCATGGGGACGAGCGGGAGAGGgacggagggggaggagaagggaaGGAGACTAACCAAGGGGCCGCGCGGGGAGGTACCCGACGCCGTCGAGGAGCGTGTCCGACGAGGCTCGCCGCCGGGAGGGAGAGCAGGAGAAGGGGAGGGATACGGGGGAGAGCGAGCTCGACTTGGTCGATACGGGCACAGGGGCCGCGCGGGGACTGGCATGGGGGATTTTAGCGggggtgatagcaatggcgcatccctaagggtgcgccattagtaaaacaaATTAGCAGTGGCGCatcacctacaaatgcgccattagtaaccctggttactaatggcgcaccccctgtggtgcgccattagtagttctgtaaacaaaaaaagtagtggcgcaccaccaacagatgcgccattagtaacactggttactaatagcgcactagctgtggtgcgccattagtagtttgcaaaaaaaaccaaaaaatttatagtagtggcgcactaccaacagatgcgccattagtaaccctggttactaatggcgcaccagctgctggtgcgccattagtagttttgcaaaaaaaaatatagtagtggcgcaccgaatgtgtggtgcgccattagtgtccatcacactaatggcacacctcacatggtgcgccactactatatagtagtggcgcactacttgtgtggtgcgccattagtatctatatcatctatagcccttttcctagtagtgtctgaagacaaaattgggcagcataacggttgtaaatgctcaaaacaattttgagacagcccataaaaataggatagcgtaaccactcaactatcaagttcaattccatggtcatcaaaacttactttattTTCCTTGAAATAAGAGAGacccgaagtaactctcgactcatcatcctataatctaccgatcaaaaacatgatcctaagagaaagataagtaacctagtcctaaggaatccaacctgtaacacatcgcatctctttgcggtctcatgcacggttatccccacggctgcagccttaccttagccgggaccgtttgcgccttttgactcgcgtatgcaattgtgtcactagcaatccaatgtcaaagaacccggatcgacatgtctagtcataagctaaagcggcagttccgtacagggacaggcatacatggcccaacaaagcaggtgtcggtcatcaacaaatgtagacgagtcgtagcaagctacaaggactccattacatacgcatgacatttcccaaagggacacacacagcagctaagaaggacacatgtcggtcaaccaatgtgtccggagcagtagcaaactaccatggctcgatggaatcacaaaggggcacttccccgtaaggagtgctactaagtcatacgactaggtgttcgaaccccatacatatcaagtacaacacacgtacgcatggcataccgatatgtatagatacatcgatggcatcacaacataaccataaacatacaaactttatttagaaggctcggaagagcctcacacataatattacacacataggggtctcacgacccatcatcatgattcctacacacaagtcttacaagccaacggaagagttaaaactgtctgagtacaggcagatggaaagacaaaggcacatggcctacctatctacagacccatcctagggccagatcgtagctgggatacgagctactcgtcgtcgttgatgtctaggaagaaccctccattagggtcattaacaacctctgcaacaattattaagcaaacgtgagtatgaAAGTAGTCAGCAAaactttaggaaatctatctactcatgcaatttaTCAACATGgatttgtggggtttcatgcagaaagcgagcatttgactcttggctagacaacttgcatttttaaatagttttgacaactatgtttctcgcacacgagtccactaacaccacaacaatactccatcatggaatcattctgtctccctacggaaatgtcgtccacaacactcacgcttatcttgacaattttatgagtagccattatagttatctatgaacaacatatgtttccaagtagtccatatccgcggacgcggctattcgaatagatcataaccctgcaggggtgtacttcttcacacacgctctcaccacttatcgccgtgtgcacgtcatgcacctcggcaaccttcaagcggaagcccagcgagggagtcggccacgactgttaaccacgctaatacttagtccaggtctatcgcctatctgagggtaacccgcacggaagtccggccgaggtttccgccacggccccaaacgatgtgcgcagggttcccaagcccaccatccgggagccacttggtacaccgtgccactgcctaccgcatcatagcccacctctaaggtcagcgctacgcacggcaccagcatgactataaacaccagaaactacttgcaactcctggactgagtactaagcgattaataagtcgagagggtcaattaagtatcccaacgtgtggtagtatctatcttggattacatacacaaaactcagttcctaaggacggttccaatgaaacaacccgccatgtactcctacatagcctttcaccggtacctttaccaaatcaagttcaacacacaacctttactactGAACACATTATCACTATTATGTTCATcgtccagatgacagaccatacacaactctaagcatagcatgcatagcaggataaggcacatcatggcttaagcatctaccaggtatgctaggttgcaaggttcagctatttactgtgacaaggacaggtcatgcaaaagaagtgggttcaactaacgtggaaaaagcatttaaagcatttgatcctaatgcaataaataagagcaggagcgagaacatgggatttatcgggatgatcaaaatggttgcttgccttgttgctcggcaGAAggttgatatccgtcagtcggataatcagacgtatccggaggagCGAGGCCTACCGGAATAATCAACAATCAATcagtatcaaacatatgcaacaaaatgatgcatgaaatgcaatttaGCATGGTTTGAAATGACTGGCAGAACCCTgttggtgatcttgatttgaaatcataattcaaatatcatttaaattataatttatcacattcttttaattgatttgacctgatgatttctcataactttgtttttcatgcatgaaaatagcaccattggattccttgaatttttctgatccaattacatatattatttgtcaaatttggagttatattcaattttctatgaatttccaaagttttgaacttattccggaattatttttaaacagaaaatgagttattgcatcagcttgacatcagcaggtccaactggccattgaaagtcaaacctgaccagtgggacccactggtcagtgtatcTAGTCAGTTTAaatttagatttaacttaattagttaattaacagaggGGGACCCACCTGTCACTGTCTGActaagttaattaaataagttatttttatttttactaaacttaattagccacggGCTGGCCCCACGTTTCATAGGCtcagggggtcagatccaccggcggcgaggtcgatctcgccggcggtgagcctccgacgaCGAGCAGAACggaggaggggctcggaaatccatctccgacgaccaaatgCACGGCGGAGGGCCCCAAACGAACCAGCGCACAGCCGCAATTTCATTTCTGCAAAGACCCAAGGCTAAGATGGCCAGAGATGACGCCagcgatgagcttggcggcggccgaagatcAGACTATGTCAGGATCGACGAAACCGAAGGCAAAACgagcggggcttagctcctagagcacctacgcgacgcattgaagccattggtggcctcagatggaccagccgatcaccggagagctaccggcgacaaggtcccgtggcggatctcgtcgggcttcggtggaatcggggtctagaggaagggatcgaggggggaaacttaggggaaaggaccctgagctcacggggagtgcagaggcgtcgagagtgggcgcggggatggcctgaggagggagaatgaCGGCGACGAGCtctggtgacccgaggaagaagacggtggCTTCACAAcgtttcagagcttctcggcgtcgcgcgactagctggagagcttcaggggatcacGGCGAAGCTGTTGTGCGgctcaggagagagggagaggggcaggagcgatggcgagctcaagctcaagcttcggtcatggcggccgagagagagagaagagagcagggcgaatggggaggggatgagcttggggaggcctcggggagcttatccccgttcgcgCTAGCGCGACGCGATGGctaggcaggcacg
This window encodes:
- the LOC123428167 gene encoding protein DETOXIFICATION 16-like; amino-acid sequence: MAQGGAGDLGLGAELPHGGEIQTGPGRRRRMSSVDAAGPLWRYSADPWYSSQTWYWVCWVLVHKVGLGSKGAALASAVSYSTNLAILCLYTRLSGACRRTWTGFSMEAFAFKELRQFAELAVPSAMMVCLEWWSFELLVLLSGLLPNPKLETSVLSICLNTGTLMFTVPSGLCAAISTRVSNELGAGRPQVARLATIVVICMALFAGSVISITMILLRKSWGYMYSIEEEVVTYIARVIPVLGVSSFIDGIDTSLSVRAPWMLILAEILQECGTLDKFTSE